From Skermanella sp. TT6, a single genomic window includes:
- a CDS encoding MFS transporter: MTDPGARVTRKSIAVRPAGRTLSLALLLVAEVAAMSVWFATTASLAGIKAEWDLGPFREALLTSSVQAGFVAGTLGSALFSLADRMDLRRLFRASALVAAAANAAILALDPTDALLPVLRFVTGMCMAGVYPVGMKIATTWAKRDLGLLIGLLIAALTLGSASPHLLAAFGGVDWRVPYVAASAAALLAAVLITFVQVGPNLAKAPPLRLGNALEAWRNRPLRLANLGYLGHMWELYAMWAWFGAFVHASFALTPGGDSSTAAKLATFAVVGAGAAGALAGGWLADRWGRTLVTSVSMAVSGTCALTIGLLFGGPPVLLLAVGIVWGISIIADSGQFSATVAELCDRSLVGTMLTIQTCTGFLLTLVSIHLMPFAVDAVGWTYAFAVLAVGPFLGILAMLRLRADPAARAIAGGRR, encoded by the coding sequence ATGACCGACCCCGGCGCCCGAGTCACAAGAAAAAGCATCGCCGTCCGTCCCGCGGGGCGGACCCTCTCCCTCGCCCTGCTGCTGGTCGCGGAGGTGGCCGCCATGTCGGTCTGGTTCGCCACGACGGCCTCGCTCGCCGGCATCAAGGCGGAATGGGACCTGGGGCCTTTCCGCGAGGCCCTGCTGACCAGCAGCGTCCAGGCGGGGTTCGTCGCCGGCACGCTCGGCAGCGCGCTGTTCAGCCTGGCGGACCGGATGGACCTGCGGCGCCTGTTCCGCGCGTCGGCGCTGGTCGCCGCGGCCGCCAACGCCGCGATCCTCGCCCTCGACCCGACCGACGCGCTTCTGCCGGTGCTGCGGTTCGTGACCGGCATGTGCATGGCCGGCGTCTATCCCGTCGGGATGAAGATCGCCACCACCTGGGCGAAACGGGACCTGGGGCTGCTGATCGGCCTGCTGATCGCGGCGCTCACCCTGGGATCGGCCTCGCCCCACCTGCTGGCGGCGTTCGGCGGGGTGGACTGGCGGGTGCCCTACGTCGCCGCCTCCGCCGCGGCCCTGCTGGCGGCGGTCCTGATCACGTTCGTCCAGGTCGGGCCGAACCTCGCCAAGGCGCCGCCGCTGCGGCTCGGCAACGCGCTGGAGGCGTGGCGCAACCGGCCGCTGCGGCTGGCCAACCTGGGCTATCTGGGCCATATGTGGGAACTCTACGCCATGTGGGCCTGGTTCGGCGCTTTCGTCCATGCCAGCTTCGCGCTGACGCCGGGCGGGGACTCCTCGACCGCGGCCAAGCTGGCGACCTTCGCGGTCGTCGGCGCCGGCGCGGCGGGAGCGCTGGCCGGCGGCTGGCTGGCCGACCGCTGGGGACGCACCCTGGTCACCTCGGTCTCCATGGCGGTCAGCGGAACCTGCGCGCTGACCATCGGCCTGCTGTTCGGCGGCCCGCCGGTCCTGCTGCTGGCCGTCGGCATCGTCTGGGGCATCAGCATCATCGCCGACAGCGGACAGTTCTCGGCGACCGTGGCCGAACTGTGCGACCGCTCGCTGGTCGGCACCATGCTGACGATCCAGACCTGCACCGGGTTCCTGCTGACGCTCGTCAGCATCCATCTGATGCCGTTCGCGGTGGACGCGGTCGGCTGGACCTATGCCTTCGCCGTGCTCGCCGTCGGCCCGTTCCTCGGGATCCTGGCGATGCTGCGGCTGCGGGCCGATCCCGCCGCCCGGGCGATCGCGGGCGGAAGGCGCTGA
- a CDS encoding calcium-binding protein, whose amino-acid sequence MATLPGGSYDTQYGTSDSDFLMGGSRHDLLIGGGGDDMLFGNWGEDVLDGGAGDDYLNGGARSDLLLGGSGNDTLLGGTSDDTLIGGSGDDLLRGEHGHDRLDGGSGNDILDGGSGRDVLNGGSGDDTLLGGGHDDILNGGSGNDYLRGDNGNDILYGGSGNDVLAGGNGDDILFGGSGDDVLRGGFGNDILTGGAGADTFAFRGGGGQDVVMDFQQGVDILLVSRNINGLTVSSAGDLAARVTDVGGNAVVDLGNGDTITLMNVSAEDVQQNPNAFFAIG is encoded by the coding sequence ATGGCGACACTTCCAGGCGGGTCCTACGACACTCAATACGGCACCAGCGATTCGGATTTCCTGATGGGCGGCAGCCGTCACGATCTCCTGATCGGCGGCGGCGGTGACGACATGCTGTTCGGCAACTGGGGCGAGGACGTGCTCGACGGCGGGGCCGGCGACGATTACTTGAACGGCGGCGCGCGGTCCGACCTGCTGCTGGGCGGCAGCGGCAACGACACGCTGCTGGGCGGCACCTCCGACGATACCCTCATCGGCGGCTCGGGCGACGACCTGCTGAGGGGCGAGCACGGGCACGACCGGCTCGACGGCGGCAGCGGCAACGACATCCTGGACGGCGGCAGCGGCAGGGACGTGCTGAACGGCGGGTCCGGCGACGACACGCTGCTGGGCGGCGGCCACGACGACATCCTGAACGGCGGCTCCGGCAACGACTATCTCAGGGGCGACAACGGCAACGACATCCTGTACGGCGGCTCCGGCAACGACGTGCTGGCCGGCGGCAACGGCGACGACATCCTGTTCGGCGGCAGCGGCGACGACGTGCTGCGCGGCGGCTTCGGCAACGACATCCTGACCGGCGGGGCCGGCGCCGACACCTTCGCCTTCCGCGGCGGCGGCGGCCAGGACGTGGTGATGGACTTCCAGCAGGGCGTGGACATCCTGCTGGTCTCGCGCAACATCAACGGCCTCACGGTGTCGAGCGCCGGGGACTTGGCGGCCCGCGTGACCGACGTCGGCGGCAACGCCGTGGTCGACCTGGGCAACGGCGACACCATCACGCTGATGAACGTGTCGGCCGAGGACGTCCAGCAGAACCCCAACGCCTTCTTCGCCATCGGCTGA
- a CDS encoding c-type cytochrome, which translates to MRAVLIAAAGLLAAAPAARAGDEARGAEVYESCAACHGDKGVGTDGGPALVGIVGRKAASADGFRYSPAMKRSGLTWDAAALKEFVADPQGKVKGNRMPFDGVADAADRDALVAYLQGLK; encoded by the coding sequence ATGAGAGCTGTTCTGATCGCGGCGGCCGGCCTCCTGGCCGCGGCTCCGGCCGCCCGGGCGGGTGACGAAGCCCGCGGCGCGGAAGTCTACGAGAGCTGCGCCGCCTGCCACGGCGACAAGGGCGTCGGGACCGACGGCGGCCCGGCGCTGGTGGGGATCGTCGGCCGCAAGGCCGCGTCCGCCGACGGGTTCCGCTATTCCCCGGCGATGAAGCGGAGCGGCCTCACCTGGGACGCCGCCGCGCTGAAGGAGTTCGTCGCCGACCCGCAGGGCAAGGTGAAGGGCAACCGGATGCCCTTCGACGGCGTCGCCGACGCGGCGGACCGGGACGCGCTGGTGGCCTATCTCCAGGGACTGAAGTAG
- a CDS encoding GMC family oxidoreductase, with product MVKKLKEVDAVLIGMGWTGSIMARELSKAGLNVVALERGANRVPGDDFTLPNIRDELRFAVRQELMQDPAQETVTFRHSADKAALPMRRFGAFLPGDGVGGMGTHWNAQTYRFLPSDHTLRSHLTERYGRKKIPDDMLIADWGVTYDELEGHYDRFEKLCGLSGKAGNIRGKIHPGGNPYEGWRSAEYPNKPLKPSLAGVMFGEAASGLGYHPFPAPAGNMSAPYVNPEGVRLGACQYCGHCERFGCEANAKSSPNTTLLPVLAKEPKVEIRDRCYASRLVYDKSGKKVTAVVYVDLRTGEEIEQPAGIVVLSAWVFGNTHMMLHSGIGRPYDPRTGKGVVGRNYCHQIQSAVGVFFQDKELNPFMGAGSLGMVIDDFNGDNFDHKDLDFLGGGYIALNSTNGRPILNRPVPPGTPRWGSEWKQATAQWYRRAASMNCQGSNYASRGNYLDLDPTYRDILGRPLIRMTYNLTDNDRKMSAFLTEKGAGIAKAMGATHIAANPRKGDFDAVPYQSSHNTGGTPMGTDPSTSAVNRYLQSWDAHNLFVLGASVFPQNAGYNPTGAVGALSYWAADAVVNKYLKNPTHLMKA from the coding sequence ATGGTCAAGAAACTGAAGGAAGTCGATGCCGTCCTGATCGGCATGGGCTGGACCGGGAGCATCATGGCCCGGGAACTGAGCAAGGCCGGGCTGAACGTCGTGGCGCTGGAACGCGGCGCCAACCGCGTTCCCGGCGACGATTTCACCCTGCCCAACATCCGCGACGAGCTGCGCTTCGCGGTCCGCCAGGAGCTGATGCAGGACCCGGCGCAGGAGACCGTCACCTTCCGCCACTCCGCGGACAAGGCGGCGCTGCCGATGCGCCGGTTCGGCGCCTTCCTGCCGGGCGACGGCGTCGGCGGCATGGGCACCCACTGGAACGCGCAGACCTACCGGTTCCTGCCCAGCGACCACACCCTGCGCAGCCACCTGACCGAGCGCTACGGCAGGAAGAAGATTCCCGACGACATGCTGATCGCCGACTGGGGCGTCACCTACGACGAACTGGAAGGCCATTACGACCGTTTCGAGAAGCTGTGCGGCCTGTCGGGCAAGGCCGGCAACATCCGGGGCAAGATCCATCCCGGCGGCAACCCCTACGAGGGCTGGCGCAGCGCCGAGTATCCGAACAAGCCGCTCAAGCCCTCGCTGGCCGGCGTGATGTTCGGCGAGGCCGCGTCCGGCCTCGGCTACCACCCGTTCCCGGCGCCGGCCGGCAACATGAGCGCGCCCTATGTCAACCCGGAGGGCGTCCGGCTCGGCGCCTGCCAGTATTGCGGCCACTGCGAGCGGTTCGGCTGCGAGGCCAACGCCAAGTCGAGCCCCAACACCACCCTGCTGCCCGTGCTCGCCAAGGAGCCCAAGGTCGAGATCCGCGACCGCTGCTACGCCAGCCGGCTGGTCTACGACAAGTCGGGCAAGAAGGTCACCGCGGTCGTCTATGTCGACCTGCGCACCGGCGAGGAGATCGAGCAGCCGGCCGGCATCGTCGTGCTGTCCGCCTGGGTGTTCGGCAACACCCACATGATGCTCCATTCCGGCATCGGCCGGCCCTACGACCCCCGCACCGGCAAGGGCGTCGTGGGGCGCAACTACTGCCACCAGATCCAGTCCGCGGTCGGCGTCTTCTTCCAGGACAAGGAGCTGAACCCCTTCATGGGCGCCGGCTCGCTCGGGATGGTGATCGACGACTTCAACGGCGACAATTTCGACCACAAGGACCTGGACTTCCTGGGCGGCGGCTACATCGCGCTCAACTCGACCAACGGCCGCCCGATCCTGAACCGGCCGGTGCCGCCGGGCACGCCGCGCTGGGGATCGGAGTGGAAGCAGGCGACCGCGCAGTGGTACCGGCGCGCCGCCAGCATGAACTGCCAGGGCTCCAACTATGCCAGCCGGGGCAACTACCTGGACCTGGACCCGACCTACAGGGACATCCTGGGCCGCCCGCTGATCCGGATGACCTACAACCTGACCGACAACGACCGGAAGATGTCGGCCTTCCTGACGGAGAAGGGCGCCGGCATCGCCAAGGCGATGGGCGCCACCCACATCGCGGCCAACCCGCGCAAGGGCGATTTCGACGCGGTGCCCTATCAGTCCAGCCACAATACGGGCGGCACGCCGATGGGCACCGATCCCTCGACCAGCGCGGTCAACCGGTACCTCCAGTCCTGGGACGCCCACAACCTGTTCGTCCTGGGCGCCTCGGTGTTCCCGCAGAACGCCGGCTACAACCCGACCGGCGCGGTCGGCGCGCTGTCCTATTGGGCGGCCGACGCCGTGGTCAACAAGTACCTGAAGAACCCCACGCACCTGATGAAGGCCTGA
- a CDS encoding gluconate 2-dehydrogenase subunit 3 family protein → MTEALPRRRFLIGAAAGTAAVTTAGAFAAPDLAVAAPEAAPQAPAPAAASAASAPEYVPEPMQVLTAAEAAFIGAAADAIIPADDLSPSGSDCGIVTYIDRQLGGAYGAGARLYRSGPFSTPQPGTGNQSPLAPLEFFRAGIAAANSWVKATYGKELDGLDGPQVAEALKAMDEGKAEFAAIGSKPFFNALLQMVMEGFFSDPMYGGNRGMASWRMIGYPGLPATYADKIETYRGKRYEAEPQSIADFS, encoded by the coding sequence ATGACCGAAGCACTACCCCGCCGCCGGTTCCTGATCGGCGCCGCGGCGGGAACCGCCGCCGTGACCACCGCGGGGGCCTTCGCGGCCCCCGACCTCGCCGTCGCCGCCCCCGAAGCTGCTCCCCAGGCACCCGCCCCGGCCGCGGCGTCGGCGGCCTCCGCCCCGGAATACGTCCCGGAGCCGATGCAGGTCCTGACCGCCGCGGAAGCGGCCTTCATCGGGGCCGCCGCCGACGCCATCATCCCGGCCGACGACCTGTCGCCGTCGGGGTCGGACTGCGGCATCGTGACCTATATCGACCGGCAGCTCGGCGGGGCCTACGGCGCCGGCGCCCGGCTGTACCGGTCCGGCCCGTTCAGCACGCCGCAGCCGGGAACGGGCAACCAGTCGCCCCTGGCCCCGCTGGAGTTCTTCCGGGCCGGCATCGCCGCCGCCAACAGCTGGGTCAAGGCCACCTACGGCAAGGAACTGGACGGCCTGGACGGTCCCCAGGTCGCGGAGGCGCTGAAGGCGATGGACGAGGGCAAGGCCGAGTTCGCCGCGATCGGGTCCAAGCCCTTCTTCAACGCGCTGCTCCAGATGGTGATGGAGGGCTTCTTCTCCGACCCGATGTATGGCGGCAACCGCGGCATGGCGTCGTGGCGGATGATCGGCTACCCGGGCCTTCCCGCGACCTATGCCGACAAGATCGAGACGTACCGCGGCAAGCGCTACGAGGCCGAACCGCAGTCGATCGCGGACTTCTCGTAA
- a CDS encoding methyl-accepting chemotaxis protein has protein sequence MFQIRSIAMRLVVAISATAAVASGVLCIFATMKQAEVTSLALEREMLLQYESVIAAFEYEGRTAAAVAAVVGNLPDVQEALDRDDRDALGAALAQAQKASKALGVGPWSFTKPPGITTYRVHDPKSFGDDVSQRRRTVALVNQSGRGVTGIEPGRDNLGVYSVGPVTRDGRFVGAIDIGITFGPAFVDGIKSRFGVDFAVHRLQGDAFATLGSSLAGKTLATPEELAAALGGADMLRRTELDGHPVALYLGQLKNFAGEPVAVVELVKNISGFVAVETGTRWYLGTATAAVLVAAVLMALMVGRGLTRPIERLREAMRRLSAGDTAAEIPGRDRRDELGTMAEAVEVFKKSMAEAETLRGRQEADRAAAEAERRRAMNRLADSFEESVRHVIDAVSSAAGDMRTAAQSMSATAEETQRQTLAVSSASEQTSTNVQTVATAAEELSSSIGEIARQTSDASQVALKASEEGRVTDAIVSGLTGSAQRIGEIVQMIQQIASQTNLLALNATIEAARAGEAGKGFAVVASEVKQLATQTSKATEDIQAQVGEIQSETEKAAAAVRGIAARIQELNGITASVSSAVEEQGAATQEIARNVQQAAQGTQEVSSTIGSVTAAANETGSAATRVVASADELAAQSARLSAEARQFLATIRAA, from the coding sequence ATGTTTCAAATCCGTTCCATCGCCATGAGGCTGGTCGTCGCCATTTCGGCGACCGCGGCCGTCGCCTCCGGTGTCCTTTGCATTTTCGCGACGATGAAGCAGGCCGAGGTCACCAGCCTCGCCCTGGAACGCGAGATGCTGCTTCAGTACGAAAGCGTGATCGCCGCCTTCGAGTACGAGGGCCGCACCGCCGCCGCGGTCGCCGCCGTGGTCGGCAACCTTCCCGATGTCCAGGAGGCCCTGGACCGGGACGACCGCGACGCGCTGGGTGCCGCGCTGGCCCAGGCGCAGAAGGCGTCCAAGGCCCTCGGCGTGGGTCCCTGGTCCTTCACCAAGCCGCCGGGGATCACGACCTACCGGGTCCATGATCCCAAAAGCTTCGGCGACGACGTCTCGCAGCGCCGGCGCACCGTGGCGCTGGTCAACCAGAGCGGGCGCGGCGTCACCGGGATCGAGCCCGGCCGCGACAATCTCGGCGTCTACAGCGTCGGTCCGGTGACCCGCGACGGCCGGTTCGTCGGCGCGATCGACATCGGCATCACCTTCGGCCCGGCCTTCGTCGACGGGATCAAGTCCCGGTTCGGCGTCGATTTCGCGGTCCACCGCCTGCAGGGAGACGCCTTCGCCACGCTGGGCAGCAGCCTCGCCGGGAAGACCCTGGCGACCCCGGAGGAGCTGGCCGCGGCGCTCGGCGGCGCCGACATGCTGCGCCGGACCGAGCTGGACGGCCATCCGGTGGCCCTCTATCTCGGCCAGCTGAAGAATTTCGCGGGCGAGCCCGTCGCCGTCGTCGAGCTGGTCAAGAACATCTCCGGCTTCGTCGCGGTCGAGACCGGCACCCGCTGGTATCTCGGCACCGCCACCGCCGCCGTGCTGGTCGCCGCCGTCCTGATGGCGCTGATGGTCGGCCGGGGCCTGACCCGCCCGATCGAGCGGCTGCGCGAGGCGATGCGCCGCCTGTCCGCGGGCGACACCGCCGCCGAGATCCCCGGCCGCGACCGGCGCGACGAGCTGGGCACCATGGCCGAGGCGGTCGAGGTGTTCAAGAAATCCATGGCCGAGGCCGAGACCCTGCGCGGGCGCCAGGAAGCCGACCGCGCCGCCGCCGAGGCCGAGCGCCGGCGCGCCATGAACCGCCTCGCCGACAGCTTCGAGGAAAGCGTCCGGCACGTCATCGACGCCGTCTCCAGCGCCGCCGGCGACATGCGGACGGCCGCCCAGTCCATGTCGGCCACGGCCGAGGAGACCCAGCGCCAGACCCTTGCCGTCAGCTCCGCGTCGGAGCAGACCTCGACCAACGTGCAGACCGTCGCCACCGCGGCCGAGGAGCTGTCCTCCTCGATCGGCGAGATCGCCCGGCAGACCTCCGACGCCTCCCAGGTGGCGCTGAAGGCCAGCGAGGAGGGCCGGGTGACCGACGCCATCGTGTCGGGCCTCACCGGCTCCGCCCAGCGGATCGGCGAGATCGTCCAGATGATCCAGCAGATCGCCTCCCAGACCAACCTGCTGGCGCTGAACGCGACCATCGAGGCGGCCCGGGCGGGAGAGGCCGGCAAGGGTTTCGCGGTCGTGGCGTCGGAGGTCAAGCAGCTCGCCACCCAGACCTCCAAGGCGACCGAGGACATCCAGGCCCAGGTCGGCGAGATCCAGTCCGAGACCGAGAAGGCCGCCGCCGCGGTCCGCGGCATCGCCGCCCGCATCCAGGAGCTGAACGGCATCACCGCCTCGGTCTCCAGCGCGGTCGAGGAGCAGGGCGCCGCCACCCAGGAGATCGCCCGCAACGTCCAGCAGGCGGCCCAGGGCACCCAGGAGGTCTCCTCCACCATCGGATCGGTCACCGCGGCCGCCAACGAGACCGGCAGCGCCGCTACCCGCGTCGTGGCGTCGGCCGACGAGCTTGCCGCCCAGTCCGCCCGGCTCAGCGCCGAGGCCCGCCAGTTCCTGGCCACCATCCGGGCCGCGTGA
- a CDS encoding toll/interleukin-1 receptor domain-containing protein gives MPTVFISYARVDDTLPPKGTDDDGWISYFHEALSYGLKAWGRSDLKIWRDAYEIDGSQDFRRRIEEGVDGCDIFLAVHSTEYYERDWCRMELERFHARTANPPPGRECLIRIGIHDVPRDRWPAEFDGRTGFEFFSGNMQSGDYQPFYWFGTIAKNLYLERLRELVTAINRLVPRAPVAGEAAGRAPVDAAAKPGGPVVFVAWAAADMADARARVVAELAARGFTPLPLEPRPLPDPAAAKLLAQQTIDRAEALVHLIGEQEHIDGTDGTVHRHLVRRQLEWSGSRVDEAAPPGTPCRILWLPSFAGLRDGAGRTVHRPDAMALLNRFCAPRDSDVPENGDLLTFIQVLTARLRPGGDPEAGGAGEEGDAPGLLAVWADPMDATEAVAVARSLKAEGLKPRIPDFDAADPMHVQLAEILPLVSSVVICWRDGPAETVRALLKTLRRPRPPGARKRPAPALWLVKIPGSADAEAAKARFFDGDLEEAEIDDPRRAAEALGSLVRRVREGAAR, from the coding sequence ATGCCAACCGTCTTCATCAGCTACGCACGGGTCGACGACACCCTCCCTCCGAAGGGAACCGACGACGACGGATGGATCTCCTATTTCCACGAGGCGCTGAGCTACGGCCTCAAGGCTTGGGGCCGCAGCGACCTGAAGATCTGGCGCGACGCCTACGAGATCGACGGGTCCCAGGATTTCAGGAGGCGCATCGAGGAAGGGGTGGACGGCTGCGATATCTTCCTGGCGGTCCATTCCACGGAATATTACGAACGCGACTGGTGCCGGATGGAGCTGGAGCGCTTCCATGCCCGGACCGCCAACCCGCCGCCCGGCCGGGAATGCCTGATCAGGATCGGGATCCACGACGTTCCCCGGGACCGGTGGCCCGCCGAGTTCGACGGGCGGACCGGCTTCGAGTTCTTCAGCGGGAACATGCAATCCGGCGACTACCAGCCCTTCTACTGGTTCGGCACCATTGCCAAGAACCTGTATCTGGAGCGGCTCAGGGAACTGGTCACCGCGATCAACCGGCTGGTGCCCCGGGCGCCCGTCGCCGGCGAAGCGGCCGGCCGGGCACCCGTGGATGCCGCCGCCAAGCCCGGCGGTCCCGTCGTCTTCGTCGCCTGGGCCGCCGCCGACATGGCGGACGCCCGGGCGCGGGTCGTGGCGGAGCTGGCGGCCCGGGGCTTCACGCCCCTGCCGCTGGAACCGCGACCGCTGCCCGACCCCGCGGCGGCGAAGCTGCTGGCGCAGCAGACCATCGACCGCGCCGAGGCGCTGGTCCACCTGATCGGCGAGCAGGAGCATATCGACGGAACCGACGGCACGGTCCACCGGCACCTGGTTCGCCGCCAGCTGGAATGGTCGGGCTCCAGGGTCGACGAGGCGGCTCCGCCTGGAACGCCCTGCCGCATCCTCTGGCTGCCCTCCTTCGCGGGGCTGCGCGACGGCGCCGGCCGGACGGTACACCGCCCGGACGCCATGGCGCTGCTGAACCGGTTCTGCGCGCCGAGGGACAGCGACGTGCCGGAGAACGGCGACCTGCTGACCTTCATCCAGGTCCTGACCGCGCGGCTGCGCCCCGGCGGCGACCCGGAGGCCGGCGGCGCCGGGGAAGAGGGGGACGCGCCCGGGCTGCTCGCCGTGTGGGCCGACCCGATGGACGCGACGGAGGCGGTCGCGGTCGCCCGCAGCCTGAAGGCGGAGGGCCTGAAGCCCAGGATCCCCGATTTCGACGCCGCGGACCCGATGCACGTCCAACTGGCCGAGATCCTGCCGCTGGTATCGTCGGTCGTCATCTGCTGGCGCGACGGTCCCGCGGAGACGGTGCGCGCGCTGCTCAAGACCCTGCGCCGCCCGCGCCCACCGGGAGCGCGGAAGCGCCCCGCCCCCGCGCTGTGGCTGGTGAAGATACCCGGAAGCGCCGACGCCGA